One Gossypium hirsutum isolate 1008001.06 chromosome A11, Gossypium_hirsutum_v2.1, whole genome shotgun sequence genomic window carries:
- the LOC107922762 gene encoding uncharacterized protein encodes MATTLSLLKSPLLPQKPHFLQSKLPLLSNPTKQFICNESFNPPKLFAETVHHLKSASLPLTTLAFPFLFDAKDALAVGGEFGILEGRSFALVHPIVMGGLFFYTLWAGYLGWQWRRVRTIQNEINELKKQVKPTPVTPEGKPVEAAPSPVELEIQKLSEERKELLKGSYRDRHFSAGSILLGFGALEAVGGGVNTWFRTGKLFPGPHLFAGAAITVLWAAAAALVPAMQKGSETARSLHIALNAVNVILFIWQIPTGIDIVFKVFQFTNWP; translated from the exons ATGGCAACCACACTCAGCCTCCTGAAATCCCCCTTATTACCCCAAAAGCCTCACTTTCTACAATCTAAACTCCCCCTCCTTTCTAACCCCACAAAGCAATTTATCTGCAATGAGTCTTTTAACCCTCCAAAACTCTTCGCTGAGACTGTTCATCACCTAAAATCAGCTTCTCTTCCCCTTACAACACTCGCATTTCCCTTCTTATTTGACGCCAAG GATGCTCTTGCTGTTGGTGGAgagtttgggattttggaggGTAGAAGTTTTGCACTTGTACACCCCATTGTCATGGGTGGTCTCTTCTTTTACACTTTGTGGGCTGGGTATTTGGGTTGGCAATGGAGGCGAGTGAGGACCATCCAGAATGAGATTAATGAACTCAAGAAACAAGTGAAGCCCACTCCTGTTACCCCTGAAGGGAAACCAGTGGAAGCAGCTCCATCTCCCGTGGAACTCGAAATTCAGAAACTCTCTGAG GAGAGGAAGGAGTTGCTAAAAGGGTCTTACAGGGATAGACACTTCAGTGCTGGATCAATACTGCTAGGATTTGGGGCTCTTGAGGCTGTTGGTGGAGGTGTCAACACATGGTTTAGGACAGGAAAGCTTTTCCCAGGTCCCCATTTATTTGCTGGAGCAG CCATTACAGTGTTGTGGGCTGCAGCCGCGGCCCTAGTACCTGCTATGCAGAAAGGGAGTGAGACTGCCAGGAGCCTTCACATTGCCTTGAATGCAGTTAATGTTATACTTTTTATTTGGCAAATCCCCACAGGTATAGATATAGTTTTCAAAGTTTTTCAGTTCACTAACTGGCCTTGA
- the LOC107923568 gene encoding proteoglycan 4, with the protein MSNQPTRPWFRLASISRPAPQAPTPTPEPAAASAPQRSATIRPAFRPVGGASSVPTSPVSVGRTSQPSSPSDRKEASPKTASVPNSPVKTSPTAARPTTSPPKQTTPASLPSSSAKPVATTASVPTSPARTVATAVSAPTSSPAKTAPTTTSVTNSTTPKPAPSMTTTNRVASPKASTIPTVKPAMQSPVQSTKIKAPTAPPPSPLTLPPPQLRGQAELEPKIPAEAEQKTVLVQKMIEKPRGLFGAPEKDVGDIRDPSIHGKKEPSKYGDTKEKGNGKKFPSDSEDAGMRVITIAGENKGAFMELIKSPPKNGFQGSPHRLANSSRIGSDGTDYHSYSSSEDGDGKMKGKSNGSNTMPMNAFMNNNVQGVNNSIVYNSSCTHHDPGVHLSLHRKPTAGGFHVKERTNGYNS; encoded by the coding sequence ATGTCGAACCAACCAACTCGTCCATGGTTTCGTTTAGCATCCATTTCAAGACCAGCACCCCAAGCACCTACTCCAACACCTGAACCCGCGGCCGCTTCAGCCCCTCAACGATCTGCCACTATTCGACCTGCATTCAGACCTGTGGGTGGTGCTTCTTCTGTTCCAACATCACCTGTTTCTGTTGGTAGAACATCTCAGCCGTCTTCCCCTTCTGATAGAAAAGAAGCTAGTCCCAAAACTGCTTCAGTGCCTAATTCCCCGGTGAAAACCTCGCCAACTGCAGCGAGGCCAACAACTTCTCCACCGAAACAAACCACACCTGCGTCATTGCCTTCTTCTTCAGCCAAACCAGTGGCAACTACTGCCTCTGTTCCAACTTCTCCAGCCAGGACAGTTGCAACTGCTGTCTCTGCACCAACTTCTTCTCCAGCCAAGACAGCCCCAACTACAACATCGGTGACAAATTCCACAACCCCAAAACCTGCCCCCTCTATGACCACTACGAATCGTGTGGCCAGCCCCAAAGCGTCAACAATACCAACAGTCAAACCTGCCATGCAGTCTCCAGTTCAATCGACAAAGATCAAAGCGCCAACTGCTCCACCACCTTCACCTTTGACTCTCCCACCTCCCCAGTTGAGAGGTCAAGCTGAGCTTGAACCCAAGATCCCTGCTGAGGCAGAGCAAAAGACTGTGCTCGTTCAAAAGATGATTGAAAAGCCCAGGGGGCTTTTTGGTGCCCCTGAAAAGGATGTTGGTGACATTCGCGACCCCAGCATTCATGGAAAGAAAGAACCGTCAAAGTATGGTGACACGAAGGAGAAGGGTAATGGGAAGAAATTCCCTTCGGATTCAGAGGATGCCGGTATGAGGGTCATAACAATTGCTGGTGAGAACAAAGGTGCTTTCATGGAGTTGATCAAGTCACCCCCTAAGAATGGTTTTCAGGGCAGTCCTCATCGGTTGGCGAATTCTTCTAGGATTGGAAGCGACGGCACTGACTACCATAGCTACAGCAGCAGCGAGGATGGGGATGGGAAGATGAAGGGCAAGAGCAACGGATCAAACACAATGCCTATGAATGCATTTATGAACAACAATGTGCAAGGCGTTAATAACTCAATTGTCTACAATTCTTCATGCACTCACCATGACCCTGGTGTTCACCTTTCCCTCCACCGAAAACCAACCGCTGGCGGATTCCATGTCAAGGAGCGCACCAATGGCTACAACAgctaa